One Aspergillus oryzae RIB40 DNA, chromosome 2 genomic window carries:
- a CDS encoding uncharacterized protein (predicted protein) encodes MAFQDPYKEQFFTSPDNDMTLGPTGFNAPPVDWSSFPLYSSDVPAATSTQAPSYASFDYNSMSHGLPAPSSSGDISEVEDFAPFSGFGNAGNDLQDLASGSEGSDLDHFRISSASSFIGLPQAQLLSSNQLDSINIDDFLKSANESTAALEHQLQANMGMEPKPLPSQDAYAISDAQTFKPMTTPTTSLSMTTSAADPMWPAALFDPAAASVDDNNFYPPSWVQ; translated from the coding sequence ATGGCGTTCCAAGATCCATACAAGGAGCAGTTTTTCACGTCGCCGGACAACGATATGACCTTGGGTCCTACTGGATTCAATGCACCCCCTGTCGACTGGTCAAGCTTCCCTCTGTACTCCTCGGATGTTCCTGCCGCGACCAGCACACAAGCTCCCTCTTACGCGAGCTTCGACTACAATTCCATGAGCCACGGACTACCAGCTCCGTCGTCGTCCGGCGATATTTCTGAAGTGGAGGATTTCGCACCATTCTCCGGCTTCGGAAATGCAGGCAATGACCTTCAAGATCTCGCCAGTGGGAGTGAAGGTTCGGATCTCGACCATTTCCGCATAAGTTCCGCATCATCATTTATTGGCCTTCCTCAGGCGCAACTCTTATCGTCAAATCAGCTGGACTCAATCAACATTGACGACTTCCTCAAGTCCGCCAATGAGTCGACAGCAGCGTTAGAGCATCAACTTCAAGCCAATATGGGCATGGAACCCAAGCCACTCCCGTCGCAGGACGCCTATGCCATCTCAGACGCCCAGACCTTCAAACCGATGACTACCCCTACGACGAGCCTTTCGATGACGACGTCTGCTGCGGATCCCATGTGGCCCGCGGCGCTCTTTGACCCCGCCGCCGCATCGGTCGATGACAACAATTTCTATCCGCCGTCATGGGTGCAGTAG